The following coding sequences lie in one Ictalurus furcatus strain D&B chromosome 7, Billie_1.0, whole genome shotgun sequence genomic window:
- the LOC128610399 gene encoding uncharacterized protein LOC128610399 isoform X4 translates to MQNFGWKDEVVSFSVPVTPTESSRTSAETPQTEKKGGASRIVKWCFWRNKEHPAAFTENSNEMMLEGNIKSPSPTPSEENIQSQSPAASGGTIKRPIPTASGGTIQSPSPTPSEENVQSQSPTASGGTIQSPSPSPSEENIKRPIPTASWGTIKSPSPTPSGGTTKSPSPTPSGGTIKRPIPTASGGTIKSPRPTPSVGTIKSPSPTPSGGTIKSPSPTPSEENIQSQSPTASGGTIKRPIPTAFTGTIKRPIPTAFTGTINRPIPTAFGGTIKRPIPTAFTGTMKRPIPTAFGGTIKRPIPTAFTGTMKRPIATASGGTIKSPCPTPSDGIINIMTSIYTLFPDTDFDSELLPGGLPNFLSNCYINASLQCLFTAESFCRELSDLLDNSTHTLEDSFLRCFVELLRLRNSSEVQGDRKKGLLLQALMKSAAHYNPEFTIDIQNDAHEFLCYCLTQMEESGRKLGWQEDVNPRCPVTSNFKFKMRNIITCSSCGSQQNNNVEVFNHVSVPLKHDSVDQCLSDVVHKRTLLESKCEVCGGDSASSRWTFHTLPRFLILQLNRFRMTKRYTVQKVETPVDITPELQINCFPQSDTPGIGASHAKNSRAEARETDRNELVRERQRDTMKDEGGSTSTYRLISVLNHIGRTACFGHYTSDCSSHSSHQWKIYDDELVRLTSETDVLERRSTSAYVLLYERVSTG, encoded by the exons ATGCAGAATTTTGGGTGGAAG GATGAGGTGGTGTCTTTTTCAGTACCTGTGACACCTACAGAAAG CTCGAGAACATCGGCAGAGACGCCCCAAACTGAGAAGAAGGGTGGTGCAAGCAGAATCGTGAAATGGTGTTTCTGGAGA AACAAGGAGCATCCTGCAGCCTTTACAGAAAA TTCCAATGAGATGATGCTTGAGGGAAACATAAAGAGTCCGAGTCCAACTCCCTCTGAGGAAAACATACAGAGTCAGAGTCCAGCTGCCTCTGGGGGAACCATAAAGAGACCGATTCCAACTGCCTCTGGGGGAACCATACAGAGTCCAAGTCCAACTCCCTCTGAGGAAAACGTACAGAGTCAGAGTCCAACTGCCTCTGGGGGAACCATACAgagtccaagtccaagtccCTCTGAGGAAAACATAAAGAGACCGATTCCAACCGCCTCTTGGGGAACCATAAAGAGTCCAAGTCCAACTCCCTCTGGGGGAACCACAAAGAGTCCAAGTCCAACTCCCTCTGGGGGAACCATAAAGAGACCGATTCCAACCGCCTCTGGGGGAACCATAAAGAGCCCAAGGCCAACTCCCTCTGTGGGAACCATAAAGAGTCCAAGTCCAACTCCCTCTGGGGGAACCATAAAGAGTCCAAGTCCAACTCCCTCTGAGGAAAACATACAGAGTCAGAGTCCAACTGCCTCTGGGGGAACCATAAAGAGACCGATTCCAACTGCCTTTACGGGAACCATAAAGAGACCGATTCCAACTGCCTTTACGGGAACCATAAATAGACCGATTCCAACTGCCTTTGGGGGAACCATAAAGAGACCGATTCCAACTGCCTTTACGGGAACCATGAAGAGACCGATTCCAACTGCCTTTGGGGGAACCATAAAGAGACCGATTCCAACTGCCTTTACGGGAACCATGAAGAGACCGATTGCAACTGCCTCTGGGGGAACCATAAAGAGTCCATGTCCAACTCCCTCTGATGGAATCATAAACATCATGACTTCAATTTATACTCTGTTCCCTGACACAGACTTTGACTCAGAACTGCTCCCTGGAGG GTTGCCTAATTTTCTAAGCAACTGCTACATTAATGCAAGTCTGCAGTGTCTGTTCACCGCCGAGAGTTTCTGCAGAGAGCTCTCCGACCTGCTGGAcaattctacacacacactggaggacTCATTCCTCAG atgttttgtgGAGTTGTTGAGGTTGAGAAACAGCTCTGAAGTTCAAGGTGACCGCAAGAAGGGTTTGCTCCTCCAGGCCCTGATGAAATCAGCTGCACACTACAACCCAGAATTCACCATCGACATCCAGAat gatgctCATGAATTCCTCTGCTACTGTCTGACCCAAATGGAGGAGTCTGGGCGAAAGCTGGGTTGGCAAGAGGATGTGAACCCTAGATGTCCAGTCACGTCCAATTTCAAGTTCAAGATGAGGAACATTATAACCTGCTCCAG CTGTGGATCCCAACAGAACAACAACGTGGAAGTGTTTAATCATGTCTCTGTGCCCCTGAAGCACGACTCAGTGGACCAGTGCCTCTCTGACGTAGTTCAT AAGCGGACATTGTTAGAGAGCAAGTGCGAGGTGTGTGGAGGAGACTCTGCCAGCTCCAGGTGGACGTTCCACACTCTGCCCAG GTTTCTGATTCTGCAGTTGAACAGGTTCAGGATGACGAAACGTTACACAGTGCAAAAGGTGGAGACGCCAGTGGACATCACACCTGAGCTGCAGATAAACTGCTTTCCTCAGTCAGACACGCCTGGAATAGGTGCGTCACATGCAA AGAACAGCAGAGCTGAggccagagagacagacagaaatgaactggtgagagagagacagagagacacaatgaAAGATGAA GGTGGATCAACCTCTACCTATCGACTGATCAGTGTACTCAACCACATTGGAAGGACAGCATGCTTTG GACATTATACGAGTGACTGTTCCAGTCACAGTTCTCACCAGTGGAAGATCTATGACGATGAGCTGGTCAGGCTGACCAGTGAGACGGATGTGTTAGAGAGGAGGTCGACCAGCGCCTATGTGCTCCTCTATGAGAGAGTGAGCACTGGCTGA
- the LOC128610399 gene encoding ubiquitin carboxyl-terminal hydrolase 10-A-like isoform X5 has product MQNFGWKDEVVSFSVPVTPTESSSRTSAETPQTEKKGGASRIVKWCFWRKNKEHPAAFTENSNEMMLEGNIKSPSPTPSEENIQSQSPAASGGTIKRPIPTASGGTIQSPSPTPSEENVQSQSPTASGGTIQSPSPSPSEENIKRPIPTASWGTIKSPSPTPSGGTTKSPSPTPSGGTIKRPIPTASGGTIKSPRPTPSVGTIKSPSPTPSGGTIKSPSPTPSEENIQSQSPTASGGTIKRPIPTAFTGTIKRPIPTAFTGTINRPIPTAFGGTIKRPIPTAFTGTMKRPIPTAFGGTIKRPIPTAFTGTMKRPIATASGGTIKSPCPTPSDGIINIMTSIYTLFPDTDFDSELLPGGLPNFLSNCYINASLQCLFTAESFCRELSDLLDNSTHTLEDSFLRCFVELLRLRNSSEVQGDRKKGLLLQALMKSAAHYNPEFTIDIQNDAHEFLCYCLTQMEESGRKLGWQEDVNPRCPVTSNFKFKMRNIITCSSCGSQQNNNVEVFNHVSVPLKHDSVDQCLSDVVHKRTLLESKCEVCGGDSASSRWTFHTLPRFLILQLNRFRMTKRYTVQKVETPVDITPELQINCFPQSDTPGIENSRAEARETDRNELVRERQRDTMKDEGGSTSTYRLISVLNHIGRTACFGHYTSDCSSHSSHQWKIYDDELVRLTSETDVLERRSTSAYVLLYERVSTG; this is encoded by the exons ATGCAGAATTTTGGGTGGAAG GATGAGGTGGTGTCTTTTTCAGTACCTGTGACACCTACAGAAAG CAGCTCGAGAACATCGGCAGAGACGCCCCAAACTGAGAAGAAGGGTGGTGCAAGCAGAATCGTGAAATGGTGTTTCTGGAGA AAGAACAAGGAGCATCCTGCAGCCTTTACAGAAAA TTCCAATGAGATGATGCTTGAGGGAAACATAAAGAGTCCGAGTCCAACTCCCTCTGAGGAAAACATACAGAGTCAGAGTCCAGCTGCCTCTGGGGGAACCATAAAGAGACCGATTCCAACTGCCTCTGGGGGAACCATACAGAGTCCAAGTCCAACTCCCTCTGAGGAAAACGTACAGAGTCAGAGTCCAACTGCCTCTGGGGGAACCATACAgagtccaagtccaagtccCTCTGAGGAAAACATAAAGAGACCGATTCCAACCGCCTCTTGGGGAACCATAAAGAGTCCAAGTCCAACTCCCTCTGGGGGAACCACAAAGAGTCCAAGTCCAACTCCCTCTGGGGGAACCATAAAGAGACCGATTCCAACCGCCTCTGGGGGAACCATAAAGAGCCCAAGGCCAACTCCCTCTGTGGGAACCATAAAGAGTCCAAGTCCAACTCCCTCTGGGGGAACCATAAAGAGTCCAAGTCCAACTCCCTCTGAGGAAAACATACAGAGTCAGAGTCCAACTGCCTCTGGGGGAACCATAAAGAGACCGATTCCAACTGCCTTTACGGGAACCATAAAGAGACCGATTCCAACTGCCTTTACGGGAACCATAAATAGACCGATTCCAACTGCCTTTGGGGGAACCATAAAGAGACCGATTCCAACTGCCTTTACGGGAACCATGAAGAGACCGATTCCAACTGCCTTTGGGGGAACCATAAAGAGACCGATTCCAACTGCCTTTACGGGAACCATGAAGAGACCGATTGCAACTGCCTCTGGGGGAACCATAAAGAGTCCATGTCCAACTCCCTCTGATGGAATCATAAACATCATGACTTCAATTTATACTCTGTTCCCTGACACAGACTTTGACTCAGAACTGCTCCCTGGAGG GTTGCCTAATTTTCTAAGCAACTGCTACATTAATGCAAGTCTGCAGTGTCTGTTCACCGCCGAGAGTTTCTGCAGAGAGCTCTCCGACCTGCTGGAcaattctacacacacactggaggacTCATTCCTCAG atgttttgtgGAGTTGTTGAGGTTGAGAAACAGCTCTGAAGTTCAAGGTGACCGCAAGAAGGGTTTGCTCCTCCAGGCCCTGATGAAATCAGCTGCACACTACAACCCAGAATTCACCATCGACATCCAGAat gatgctCATGAATTCCTCTGCTACTGTCTGACCCAAATGGAGGAGTCTGGGCGAAAGCTGGGTTGGCAAGAGGATGTGAACCCTAGATGTCCAGTCACGTCCAATTTCAAGTTCAAGATGAGGAACATTATAACCTGCTCCAG CTGTGGATCCCAACAGAACAACAACGTGGAAGTGTTTAATCATGTCTCTGTGCCCCTGAAGCACGACTCAGTGGACCAGTGCCTCTCTGACGTAGTTCAT AAGCGGACATTGTTAGAGAGCAAGTGCGAGGTGTGTGGAGGAGACTCTGCCAGCTCCAGGTGGACGTTCCACACTCTGCCCAG GTTTCTGATTCTGCAGTTGAACAGGTTCAGGATGACGAAACGTTACACAGTGCAAAAGGTGGAGACGCCAGTGGACATCACACCTGAGCTGCAGATAAACTGCTTTCCTCAGTCAGACACGCCTGGAATAG AGAACAGCAGAGCTGAggccagagagacagacagaaatgaactggtgagagagagacagagagacacaatgaAAGATGAA GGTGGATCAACCTCTACCTATCGACTGATCAGTGTACTCAACCACATTGGAAGGACAGCATGCTTTG GACATTATACGAGTGACTGTTCCAGTCACAGTTCTCACCAGTGGAAGATCTATGACGATGAGCTGGTCAGGCTGACCAGTGAGACGGATGTGTTAGAGAGGAGGTCGACCAGCGCCTATGTGCTCCTCTATGAGAGAGTGAGCACTGGCTGA